A window of the Acidithiobacillus thiooxidans ATCC 19377 genome harbors these coding sequences:
- the bamC gene encoding outer membrane protein assembly factor BamC, giving the protein MRRYVALAVVASLGLGGCSYIPFLHTSTGPKYEDSQVMKPLAVPPDLLAQVPAPGVTIPGGPVNPASVSDSTMGGYGVFQPREAPGQMPIEEKPLAGVSSQIVGSGADLSLTTQAKPEQIWAAVKETLAASKTPIEKFAPEQGELVTGWHNFRTGISAFFGNTLAPSHRERYAFHLQTATDGNQVLSIQQERYWNNPQGSSVEWKKVPADADHNRDLLQAVQKRLSQSVLLAEMPKIKVTRYRDDGGPYLVLNAVPAKAQPAVEVALQGLGYPVRSEGMGDWSVMIHEGGKQARQKQGFVGGILNRTWDSIKAIWSSPKDQEPVSVRVRLLAMKNNSGSVLETEPGVGKTAPKWSVELLNKLQTALTPQSGGNA; this is encoded by the coding sequence ATGCGCCGTTATGTTGCTCTTGCCGTGGTTGCCAGTCTGGGTTTGGGAGGGTGTTCGTATATTCCTTTCCTGCATACAAGTACGGGTCCGAAGTATGAAGATTCGCAGGTGATGAAACCCTTGGCCGTTCCGCCGGACCTGCTGGCGCAGGTCCCGGCGCCGGGAGTGACTATTCCAGGAGGACCTGTAAATCCTGCTAGCGTGTCGGATAGCACCATGGGCGGATATGGGGTTTTCCAGCCGCGTGAAGCGCCCGGCCAAATGCCCATAGAAGAAAAACCGTTGGCCGGGGTCAGTTCGCAAATTGTCGGTAGCGGTGCAGATCTGAGCCTGACGACGCAGGCCAAACCTGAGCAGATATGGGCTGCAGTCAAGGAAACCCTGGCAGCCAGCAAGACCCCTATCGAAAAATTTGCGCCGGAGCAGGGTGAACTGGTGACTGGCTGGCATAATTTCCGTACCGGTATTTCGGCCTTTTTCGGCAATACCCTGGCGCCTTCACATCGTGAACGCTATGCTTTTCATTTGCAGACCGCCACCGATGGTAATCAGGTTTTAAGTATCCAGCAGGAGCGTTACTGGAATAACCCCCAGGGCAGTTCGGTGGAATGGAAAAAAGTCCCTGCCGATGCCGATCATAATCGCGACTTGCTGCAGGCTGTGCAGAAGCGTCTGAGCCAGTCGGTGCTGCTGGCAGAAATGCCCAAAATCAAGGTGACGCGCTATCGGGATGATGGTGGTCCTTATCTGGTTCTGAATGCGGTTCCTGCCAAAGCCCAACCAGCCGTTGAGGTGGCCCTGCAAGGCCTGGGTTATCCAGTTCGCAGCGAAGGAATGGGGGATTGGTCGGTGATGATTCATGAAGGCGGTAAGCAGGCCCGGCAAAAGCAGGGTTTTGTGGGCGGGATTCTGAACCGTACCTGGGACAGCATCAAGGCTATCTGGAGCAGCCCGAAAGATCAGGAGCCGGTTTCGGTGCGGGTCCGCCTGCTGGCCATGAAAAACAACTCCGGTAGCGTTCTGGAAACCGAGCCGGGGGTGGGTAAAACAGCACCCAAGTGGTCGGTGGAACTGCTCAACAAGTTGCAGACGGCCCTGACCCCGCAATCCGGGGGTAATGCATGA
- the trxC gene encoding thioredoxin TrxC: MKGLMVVCPSCGSLNRVPQERLGDKAKCGKCHAEILPDHPVNLAAASFNTYIQKNELPVLVDFWAPWCGPCRSMAPQFEQAGRTLRGRVLFAKVNTEEEQSLGARFQIRSIPSMVLFKIGKEYARVSGAMGAADIQRWLAAQGV, from the coding sequence ATGAAGGGATTGATGGTAGTTTGTCCTTCCTGTGGAAGCCTGAATCGGGTGCCGCAGGAGCGTCTGGGTGACAAAGCCAAATGCGGCAAGTGTCATGCTGAAATCTTGCCCGACCACCCGGTTAATCTGGCTGCTGCAAGCTTCAATACCTACATTCAGAAAAATGAATTACCCGTATTGGTAGATTTTTGGGCCCCCTGGTGTGGTCCATGCCGCAGTATGGCCCCGCAGTTTGAGCAGGCTGGACGAACTTTGCGTGGTCGCGTGCTTTTTGCCAAGGTTAATACGGAAGAAGAACAGTCCTTGGGGGCGCGCTTCCAGATCCGCTCTATTCCCAGCATGGTTCTTTTCAAAATTGGTAAGGAATACGCGCGGGTCAGTGGTGCCATGGGCGCTGCGGATATTCAGCGCTGGCTTGCTGCTCAGGGTGTCTAG
- a CDS encoding N-acetylmuramoyl-L-alanine amidase family protein: protein MCDSSRTYSNRRQFLRQLVLGGALLGTWKMADAGNFLRSRSKERPIVVCLDPGHGGHDPGAVGLRGTREKDVVLDVGLTLAQRLRETPGIQVVMTRHTDQYIPLMSRMHLGSQHRADLFISIHADAFPDPDVRGSTVWALSGKGASNAAARWLAKTQNAADPLLSKLPAGSPNPMLNEVLINMTQTAAMNAAAAAADVMIRGLVGVEGLHNAAVQHANFVVLRAPDVPSMLVETAFISNPQEEQRLRDPEFRQTLARSMYDAIVAHFVKAPPADSCWSSANHILGHHETLSEVARRYGLSVEALRLANNLPHGEEPAGTHLRVPIMSA from the coding sequence GTGTGTGATTCATCCAGAACTTATTCCAATCGGCGTCAATTTCTTCGGCAGTTAGTTCTGGGTGGAGCTCTGCTCGGAACCTGGAAAATGGCGGATGCGGGCAATTTCCTGCGCAGCCGATCGAAAGAACGTCCCATTGTGGTTTGCCTGGATCCCGGTCACGGGGGCCACGACCCTGGTGCGGTTGGTTTGCGTGGCACCCGGGAAAAAGACGTGGTGCTCGACGTCGGCCTTACTCTGGCCCAACGTTTGCGCGAAACTCCGGGGATACAGGTCGTCATGACCCGGCATACGGATCAATATATTCCGCTGATGTCGCGTATGCATCTGGGTTCACAACATCGGGCCGATCTGTTTATTTCCATTCATGCGGATGCTTTTCCTGACCCCGACGTACGGGGTTCCACGGTCTGGGCGTTGTCAGGGAAGGGCGCCAGTAATGCCGCAGCGCGCTGGCTGGCGAAAACCCAAAATGCAGCAGACCCCTTACTGAGCAAGTTGCCTGCAGGCAGCCCCAATCCCATGCTCAATGAAGTATTAATCAATATGACCCAGACGGCCGCCATGAATGCAGCGGCAGCGGCAGCAGATGTGATGATTCGCGGGCTGGTGGGGGTGGAAGGGCTACATAATGCGGCCGTGCAACATGCTAATTTTGTGGTGTTGCGTGCGCCTGATGTGCCTTCCATGTTGGTCGAGACCGCCTTTATTTCCAACCCGCAGGAAGAACAGCGATTGCGTGACCCGGAATTTCGTCAGACCCTTGCGCGCAGTATGTACGATGCTATTGTTGCCCACTTTGTGAAGGCACCACCTGCTGATAGCTGTTGGTCATCGGCTAATCATATTCTGGGTCATCATGAAACTCTCTCGGAAGTCGCGCGACGGTATGGCCTCAGTGTTGAAGCGCTCCGCCTCGCCAATAATCTCCCCCATGGTGAAGAGCCAGCAGGCACCCATCTGCGTGTTCCGATCATGAGTGCTTGA
- a CDS encoding rhodanese-like domain-containing protein, with the protein MEAKILTFVQAQWPLLLAAVALIIMIFKGPLTRKAAGISEVDAKTAVQLINHEEAVVIDVREQKEWAQGHLPGARHIPLGDLPKYMKDLEKHRGHHVICQCASGMRSARAAASLKKAGFDKIYSLKGGISAWRGAGLPVEK; encoded by the coding sequence ATGGAAGCCAAAATTCTCACCTTTGTCCAGGCGCAATGGCCGCTTTTACTGGCAGCAGTAGCCTTGATCATCATGATTTTTAAAGGCCCACTGACGCGCAAAGCAGCAGGAATCAGTGAGGTGGATGCGAAAACGGCGGTTCAGTTGATTAACCACGAAGAAGCTGTAGTCATTGATGTGCGCGAACAAAAGGAATGGGCTCAGGGGCATCTCCCCGGCGCCCGTCATATTCCCCTCGGGGATCTTCCCAAATACATGAAAGATTTGGAAAAACATCGTGGTCATCATGTTATTTGCCAGTGTGCCAGCGGAATGCGTTCGGCGCGGGCTGCTGCGAGCCTGAAAAAAGCGGGATTTGATAAAATCTACAGCCTCAAGGGTGGTATTAGTGCCTGGCGGGGTGCTGGATTACCGGTCGAAAAATGA
- the trhA gene encoding PAQR family membrane homeostasis protein TrhA, which translates to MQYSQAEPQTERNQTRLEEWINGLLHGAGAMGALLIFIIWLLGAVLHSKALAIVSVSVFVTTILILYAASTIYHLLPQGPAKLFFQWVDRSAIYLLIAGTYTPVTLMVLHDVWGMILLVLEWVLALVGILLLVFTGKRFYTLSLMLYLLMGWMAVFAVLPLYRASPGWFLWLLLGGGAAYTLGVVFFLLDQRKYFHSIWHIFVIAGTALQFWAILQFAG; encoded by the coding sequence TTGCAGTATTCTCAGGCAGAACCCCAGACAGAAAGAAATCAGACGCGGCTAGAAGAGTGGATTAATGGACTCTTGCATGGCGCAGGAGCCATGGGTGCGCTGCTGATATTTATTATCTGGTTGCTGGGAGCGGTGTTGCACAGTAAGGCGCTGGCCATTGTCAGTGTTTCGGTATTTGTGACTACCATCCTGATTTTATATGCTGCATCCACCATTTATCATTTGCTGCCACAGGGACCCGCCAAACTGTTTTTTCAATGGGTGGATCGTTCGGCCATTTACCTGTTGATTGCCGGCACCTATACGCCCGTGACCCTGATGGTTTTGCACGATGTCTGGGGGATGATTCTTCTGGTGCTGGAATGGGTGCTGGCGTTGGTGGGTATTTTACTGTTGGTGTTCACCGGAAAGCGCTTTTATACCCTGTCTTTGATGCTCTATTTGCTGATGGGTTGGATGGCAGTGTTTGCGGTGCTGCCTTTGTATCGCGCCTCTCCAGGCTGGTTTTTGTGGCTGTTGCTGGGTGGTGGTGCCGCTTATACGCTGGGAGTTGTTTTCTTTCTGTTGGATCAACGTAAATACTTCCATTCGATCTGGCATATTTTTGTCATTGCCGGTACGGCTCTGCAATTCTGGGCTATCCTGCAGTTTGCGGGTTGA
- a CDS encoding HD-GYP domain-containing protein, with translation MGAISFALDLTEGQPAGHSLRCTWIAMHIGRELRLDDTALTDLYYSVLLKDAGCSSNAARLWELYGTDERLVKKDYKLVDNQNFLQLAKFVFRHVGQHEDILGKMRRVVHLGSKGEELATELVQTRCERGSNIALKLGFNAKVAESIKSLDEHWNGKGRPEGLKGNQIPLFSQIALISQVIDIFYKTGSRHDVHKELRRRQGTWFNPEIVKAFQALYRTDGFWEGLKDEGIESRVSALEPVSCRTFIDEDRLDHIAEVFASIVDIKSPYTHDHSRRVSLYTDGIAEQMGFTPEHRRWLRRGALLHDVGKLGVSNHILDKPGKLDDQEWEAVRIHAGLTKDVLQRIFHFQDIAAIAGAHHERLDGMGYPLGLHAKDISLETKIITTADIFDAITAKRPYRDAVPVARTLEIMEQEVGKAIDPNCLMALRSCLPSWSFLQQ, from the coding sequence GTGGGTGCCATAAGCTTCGCATTGGATCTAACCGAGGGGCAGCCAGCCGGCCATTCTTTGCGCTGCACCTGGATTGCCATGCATATCGGTCGTGAATTACGGCTTGACGATACTGCCTTAACCGACCTGTACTACTCGGTATTACTGAAAGACGCCGGTTGCAGCAGTAACGCCGCGCGTCTGTGGGAGCTTTATGGCACCGATGAAAGACTGGTCAAAAAAGACTACAAGCTGGTAGACAATCAGAATTTTTTGCAGCTAGCCAAATTTGTGTTTCGTCACGTTGGTCAACATGAGGATATTCTGGGAAAAATGCGTCGTGTTGTGCATCTTGGCAGCAAAGGAGAAGAACTGGCGACAGAACTGGTTCAAACCCGCTGTGAACGTGGATCCAATATAGCGCTAAAATTAGGTTTCAACGCAAAGGTTGCCGAAAGCATCAAGAGTCTTGACGAGCACTGGAACGGTAAAGGGCGTCCGGAAGGCTTAAAAGGCAACCAGATTCCATTGTTTTCACAAATAGCCCTGATTTCTCAGGTCATAGATATTTTCTACAAGACAGGATCACGCCATGACGTCCATAAAGAGCTGCGTCGACGTCAGGGAACTTGGTTTAATCCTGAGATAGTAAAAGCTTTTCAGGCACTTTATCGGACCGATGGGTTTTGGGAAGGACTTAAGGATGAAGGGATTGAGTCACGCGTCAGCGCCCTGGAACCCGTATCCTGCAGAACATTTATTGACGAGGACAGATTAGATCATATTGCAGAGGTTTTTGCTTCCATAGTCGATATAAAAAGCCCCTATACACATGATCATAGTCGTCGGGTAAGCCTTTACACTGACGGAATTGCGGAACAAATGGGGTTCACCCCAGAGCATCGACGCTGGTTGCGACGTGGTGCGTTATTGCACGATGTAGGAAAGCTTGGCGTCAGTAATCATATCCTCGACAAACCCGGCAAACTGGATGATCAGGAATGGGAAGCGGTTCGGATTCATGCCGGATTAACCAAGGATGTTCTGCAAAGAATTTTTCATTTTCAGGATATAGCTGCTATTGCCGGCGCCCATCATGAACGCCTGGATGGAATGGGATACCCCTTAGGCTTGCATGCAAAGGATATTTCCCTTGAAACCAAAATCATCACCACCGCTGACATTTTTGATGCAATCACTGCCAAAAGACCCTATCGCGACGCAGTACCTGTTGCCCGCACTCTGGAAATCATGGAACAGGAAGTGGGAAAAGCCATTGACCCAAATTGTTTAATGGCGTTACGAAGCTGTCTGCCTTCATGGTCATTTCTGCAACAATAG
- a CDS encoding YgaP family membrane protein: MNTERWVRVVAGFFVLVSVVLGAPASPIFVSEWFLAFTLFVGFNLLQSGFTCFCPLDKILLKLGVPGSGSCGR, from the coding sequence ATGAATACAGAACGTTGGGTACGTGTGGTTGCTGGTTTTTTTGTTCTGGTGAGTGTGGTTTTGGGTGCGCCCGCCAGCCCGATTTTCGTCAGTGAGTGGTTCCTGGCATTTACGCTCTTTGTCGGTTTCAATTTGTTGCAGAGCGGTTTCACTTGTTTCTGCCCTCTGGACAAAATTTTACTGAAGCTGGGCGTACCGGGTTCAGGGTCCTGCGGGAGATAA
- the dapA gene encoding 4-hydroxy-tetrahydrodipicolinate synthase: MFHGSMVALVTPMRADGAVDDKALRDLVEWHISEGTHALVAVGTTGESATLEMKEHVTVIRSVVEQVKGRIPVIAGTGANATHEAISLTKAAMEAKADAALLVSPYYNKPTQEGLFQHYTAIAEACHFPMILYNVPGRTAGDILPETVARLAPRACVVGIKEASGKVERVAEILHQCGDQVEVYTGDDAAALAAMSLGARGVISVTANVAPRLMAEMCNLALAGEFVAARAVNAQLLGLHRDLFVESNPIPVKWALQEMGRVGPALRLPLTPLSEMYHERLRSSLHAAHCL; the protein is encoded by the coding sequence ATGTTTCACGGCAGTATGGTAGCTTTGGTGACGCCCATGCGCGCAGATGGCGCTGTGGACGATAAGGCATTGCGGGATTTAGTGGAGTGGCATATCAGTGAAGGCACGCATGCGCTGGTAGCTGTTGGTACCACCGGTGAATCTGCCACCTTGGAAATGAAAGAACATGTTACGGTGATTCGAAGCGTCGTTGAGCAGGTCAAGGGGCGGATACCCGTCATTGCCGGAACCGGTGCCAATGCCACCCATGAAGCCATCAGTCTGACCAAAGCGGCCATGGAAGCCAAGGCAGATGCGGCGCTTCTGGTTTCCCCCTACTATAACAAACCGACTCAGGAGGGGCTTTTTCAGCATTATACGGCTATTGCCGAGGCCTGCCATTTTCCTATGATCCTTTATAATGTGCCCGGTCGCACGGCGGGAGACATTCTCCCGGAAACTGTGGCCCGCCTGGCGCCGCGCGCCTGTGTGGTGGGTATCAAGGAAGCCAGTGGTAAAGTCGAGCGGGTGGCCGAAATCCTCCATCAGTGTGGTGATCAGGTTGAAGTGTATACCGGAGATGATGCGGCGGCCTTGGCGGCCATGTCTTTGGGGGCCAGAGGGGTCATTTCCGTGACGGCCAATGTCGCCCCGCGCCTCATGGCTGAAATGTGCAATCTGGCGCTGGCAGGGGAGTTTGTGGCCGCCAGGGCGGTAAACGCTCAGTTGCTGGGTCTGCATCGTGACTTGTTCGTAGAGTCCAATCCCATCCCGGTGAAATGGGCCTTGCAGGAAATGGGAAGAGTGGGACCGGCGTTGCGATTGCCCCTGACTCCGTTGTCCGAAATGTATCACGAGCGTCTGCGCAGCAGTTTGCACGCAGCGCATTGTCTTTGA
- the grxC gene encoding glutaredoxin 3, with product MKVAAEVLMYATGTCPYCHRAEALLRSKGVNPQIIRVDHNPALRREMQQRAHGRHTVPQIFINGQHVGGSDDLAALNHRGALDALLQSAPQE from the coding sequence ATGAAAGTAGCAGCCGAAGTGTTGATGTATGCTACGGGGACTTGCCCCTATTGCCATCGCGCAGAGGCCCTGCTGCGGAGTAAGGGCGTCAATCCACAAATTATTCGGGTGGACCACAACCCGGCTTTACGTCGGGAAATGCAGCAGCGCGCCCACGGAAGGCACACCGTACCGCAGATTTTCATTAATGGTCAGCATGTGGGTGGTTCTGATGATCTGGCGGCCCTGAATCATCGTGGGGCTCTGGACGCTCTCCTGCAGTCTGCACCCCAGGAATAG